The genomic interval ttattatataatttaaatttttacttttactaaTATtagagaaatatttattctatCCACATTAGTCACAAAGATGTCCACCGTTATCTAATTATGTAATTAGAAGAAGAATTGAAATCTGTTGAAGTTGCACTGCAGGATTTGCTTGCAAAGGAAgttaaattgttaaaaccaaaaaaaagagaaagaaaaaacttagTTTTTCCGATTAATGAATTCAATAACTCttgtttaataaacaaattgtattcaaatatattaaattttaacccaatttatttaagattcatcacaaatttaatttgtgaatttatTTTGCCACCTACTCACAATCTCATCCTCAAGAGTACCGACAAAATCCTCACAACAGGGAAAGTAATCACTGTAAGTGGAAAGATCTAAAAAAACgtcaaaatattgaagatAGAGACGATCTAGTGGACGATGAGATGCATTATAACCCAATCAAGACCATTTTGAGTTTTGTGCCAGACTCCTCGAGTCTTGACAACGCATGAAACTTCGAGCCGCCACGACCAGCCGACGGTCTTGACTCGCGACACAAAGTTCCGTAATTGCGAACCAACATTTCCTCTAATCTCCCACCTAATTGGTACCAAATGAAATGACAGTTTCCATTCACCGATTTCGTGGTATTCTAATTCTTACATCTATtagttcaaagaaaaaaaaaatcttgttaaGTTACATATCAATCtaaatctttataaataagttgttgcttatcaatcaaataattaagggGTTATCGAACAACATATTTAGGTTAAATGTAATGTAACTTagtaactattttttttaaaaaaaattaaattataaataaataagagcaAAATTGGATTCCtaatcttttaaatttcttttaagtaAGAACATTATCTAATCAGACTCAACGGTATAAACAAATAGATCCTAGAGTCCGAAAATCCATATCAACAAacatatcataatataaataagaattaatagtataaataaatttcaattctcGTTAAAATTCTACAagctataaaaaataaattttcttaacttaattatttttctaattacttCTCTTATATAAAGAGGCCGTCACTCAAAATAAAGACCATGGAGAAAAATATACAGTGGAGGGAACATAACATCCTCGAAATTTTTCCTCTGCATCAATCTTCTTCTCACATTAAGATCTTTAGTGATAACGACCCTAACCATCTCTGATACGTTGCCTTTACTGtaacaatttcattttcaaccaTTGCAGTCTCTTACAACCCATTCTCTAAGTAAACAACTCTTTCACAACTCTCATTGATTggccaaatttttaaattcaacgGAATCATTCAACACCGTCttaaaacaattcaattgACTGAGAATATGCTATGGGAATGCACCAATAGTCGCCTAAATTTAACTCTTCAAGTAATTGCAAGGGATAAAAGTACGTATTTACTGGACGAAGTTGGGTGAGGTTTGTCGTCTCGTCTCTATGcatgtttcttttattaagTTCGTGATTGGCTGACACTACTAAATATctaatgtaaataaattgaaagtttcgtagaaaaaaaataaattaattaaggacCCGTACGTTATTACTCCGTCTATAAATATCGCTACGGAATACGGACCTCTTTCTCACAATTCAATTCCCCCTTCCTCTTTCTTCCTCTCTTCATTTCTTCACCTAAAAAGTTTCGCACAACAATTCCACCGGAATCCCAAAGAACAGGgctataatattaaattaaaattaaaaatttaaataattttaaaaaattaaaagaagaaacggAAATACGTAGGGGATTAAATTAAATCGAAGGGGAAATGACGGACGCCTTTTGCTCGGACTGCAAGAAGCACACGGAGGTGGTGTTCGACCACTCGGCGGGGGACACGGTGTGCTCGGAGTGCGGCCTCGTGTTGGAGTCGCACTCCATCGACGAGACCTCCGAGTGGCGTACCTTCGCCAACGAATCCGGCGACAACGACCCCGTCCGTGTCGGCGGCCCCACCAACCCGCTCCTGGCCGACGGCGGCCTCTCCACCGTCATCGCCAAGCCTAATGGAGCTTCCGGAGAATTCTTGTCGTCGTCGCTCGGACGCTGGCAGAATCGCGGCTCGAATCCGGATCGCGGCTTGATTTTGGCTTTTAAAACAATTGCTACCATGTCTGATAGGTATGCGTAGGCGGATGGAtcgaatttttttatatggatCTTGGATCggttattaattttgttagttGATTTTATGATCGTTATATTTTGAGCTAAAAGTTTGAATCTTTAGCTAATTCTGCAACTGCGAATGTTAGTTCTTTCCGTACggaagtgtttttttttttttaataatcagCTTAGTTTGTATACGCATGTGGGAGCttggaatttgaaaataacAATAGGCAATGAGAAGTATGTGATTTTTTGATTGATGCAATGTTGTTCCTTTTTGCTGACGTGGTGTGGACTTTATGTTTCAGGTTAGGCCTCGTTGCAACCATTAAGGTACGATACTCATTATCTTGATAATTATGTGATCATAGATGTTTTGATACTCTCTTAAGGGCAAACTTTTATTAGGAATAGCTCATCAACTTATGTATGTTTATGGTGATAGGACTTAACTtattattcagatttttttcaatgtttaGTAAAGTATATATGTGAATTCAAGGATGAAGCTAGAGAATTTGATCGGTGGTGATGACTATGggtacaaaaataataagtataaCGGGGGCATCTAGTACTGCAATTTAAATACATTCTTATAATTGTTAGCACACATACATAATAACTTCATTTCCTGTGATTTTTTTGGGACATAAACATACAAAACAAGGAAGCAACTTAGTATTTGTCTCATTTTGAAGATTAGTTAGGTTGGAAATTGTATATTTGAAATGACACGAAATATTTCCTTTTGTACGAGGTTACAGAAGTTCAACATGCAGCAGATAAATGAATAACTATAATGTTCTTGATAAAAGTGATTGCAAGTAGAATATTCTAGAGTGTGTTTCTGCCTGAGGTTTGAGCTAGTTAAAGTAACTGGGTTGACTATAATATCAAAGAGGAGGGAGATTATAGCAAGTTAGAACTGAAAGTGTAAAAAAGTTGGAGACATATGTGGACAAAGCATAACCTCTAACAATGGTAGTCAAATATTCAGCACCATTTGTATATTTGTTAACATGTCAAAGGATCACTGGGCATTATTAATTATCCCAGTCCCTGTGTGTATTTAATGCACTCAAGAGAGAGACTTCTATTATCTAGTAATAGATGACATTTGATTCTGACATGATCGTCAGATGTTAATTAAAGAATCTAttcgtaatttttttttttaaatttatttctgttATGCTTGAATCCATCTGTGCTTTCTGCAACTAAGAATCACAAATTGGTTATCGAGCTCCATCATTGGATGTAATAGTTCTATTAATGGTAATTTCAATTGTGGAAGGAAAATTTTCggttatgatagaaaaatttggaaaagaattCAATACTCATGTTGTACCTTCACTGTTTTCCTTATGTCTGCGCATAGATTGTGTAATCATGGCAAGAGCATCGAAAATTCTTACTATGATGAGACTGAGAAGCCTTGGAAATAATCTTACTATCAGTAGCATATGTGAATAAGTGTGCCTACGAATGTGCCTTAATGTGTTGTAGTATCCTGTGAACTTATTTCTTCATGCAAAACTAGTTGCCCAGGTATTATCAGTGCAGACTTACTGCAGATCTTATAGATGACTGGCAAAAACAATCATATGTATGAGATGTTATGCTGTTTCATTAATGTAACCTGTCGTGCCCTTTCAGAGGTCAGAAATAAAGATATCAGAGGGCTATTGTGAAATTGAATATATACACAGAAGTGGTGAAAATAGTGTAATTGAACACCCaatcttttaaaagaaatgaaaatcaccTGATGATTTTCAGTGATCTAgctttcattgattttttcctttttggaaAGGATGGGTTGGGATCGGAGGAGAGTGCAAATTGCCTCCCAGCATCATATGATGTTTCCTGgaagaaaatattatgaaagTGGAATAACtattcaataatttcttttcttctgtGAAAGCAATgacaaaggaaaagaaatttgcTATACTTTCCACTTATGTCAAAAATGTTTGATTGGTGGcttttttgtcatttcttcctctttttagCTTTGACGTGCTTGAGATTCAAATGTTTGATCTTCTCTGATACTATCTTTCTAATTGTATTGAAGGATCGGGCAAATGAGATATATAAGAAGGTGGAAGATCAAAAGTCTAGTAGAGGCAGAAATCAAGACGCATTATTGGCTGCTTGCCTGTACATTGCTTGTCGACAAGAAGACAAGCCACGCACTGTTAAGGGTACAGCCTAAGATTCTCTTAACATCTGGATGCTTCCTCATTTATCTTTCCATTTGTGTATGAGCTTCATTGAACCTATGGATTTCAACTAGAAATCTGCTCTGTCGCCAATGGAGCTACAAAGAAGGAAATTGGCCGAGCAAAAGAATACATTGTGAAACAGCTGGGTTTGGAGACTGGTCAGTCAGTGGAGATGGGAACTATACATGCTGGGGACTTTATGGTgggaattttttctttttatctgtctagaaataaactttttggagtaattactttattgtttttcATCGAAAACAATAGCATTTAATTTGCTTGTTTCTAACTATATATTCTGGCTACTGATATCAATTTCTGATTGAATGTTTAGAGGCGCTTCTGTTCCAATTTGGGTATGAATAATCAAGCTGTTAAAGCTGCCCAAGAAGCTGTTCAGAAGTCCGAGGAGTTTGATATAAGGTATTCATAACTTATCCTTGCATTATCATggtaaatataaaagttaaagTATTGTTTTGCTTGAATATTACCAATTCCattcaagttttaaattttcttttggataTCAGATGGTTTAGTTTTACTTTTGGTTCACAGGCTAGAATTGAATTGTCTAGAATGAATcagatatattttttgtaaaacgaagaagaaatttgattAGAAGAAGCAGCCTTAGAAGTTGATTGGATATTtagtgttttttatttcaatggTTTTGAggttttcaaaaatttcctGGTGATATCTTTAGCTGTCAGGATGTTAACGAGGATTTTGATGGGATTTCTATAATAGAGAAATAATGTCAGGAGTTGTTAACACGATTGCAAAGTACTCCCTGTTCTTGTAGTGTTGACTCAGTTTTGTGGTTGAGCTTCTGCATGTATCTAAAATTTGCCTTGATTTGCTCTTGTTATTCTCATTTACCCAAGTTAACTGGGTTGTCCCAGTTTACAGTATAGAAGATGGTTTATCTTCAGATTTTACACAAGGAAGCTTtagtttattgaaaaagaacaaGTTATTTTGACTTGTAACTCTCAGGTATTTGTGTTTCCAATATCATAAATCAATTGGCTTGCTCATCGTGATGATACTGTTTGCGTGTACTTTGGAAAGGCTCAAGGAATTAAATgattgagaatttttttattaaatgactTTGCAGCCTATGATAGGTTTCATATGTCAATATTTAATGTGCCTGAACTCACTGGCACATCTTTGTACCATATGCAGCATAATATACATAGCTTCGTGGTTCATAATCTTTTATGTGACTGATGTAGCTAATCCCATGTAAGGAGCCTCATCTTAGAGGAAAAGaagtttttcaaattcattagCGAGTTTCgtattactattaaattaatttgatagatGCAACTGATAGTGTATCCTTTATGGTATTTGCTATATTTTTCCCTAACTTCTTAAGTTGATTGATCATTCTTTGCAGGAGGAGCCCAATATCAATTGCAGCTGcagttatttatattataactcaGCTTTCAGATGACAAGAAGCCGCTCAAAGGTTTgatacattttcattttagttgtttaATGGGAAATTATCCTGCAATCACCTAAAGAATTTCGAAAGTACAAGTAACCACATAAGTTCCTGAAAATATCTTTGCACCAACtcaatttttaagtttatatcAACCAACCACTTTTTCGTTAACTCTGTTATTCACTGTTAAAGTTAACTCAGTTAGTCACTGTTAAATAATCAAACATAAAAGACTATTTTGTCCCTGAAATGAAAAACGGTTAAAATCGTCTTTTTACTTTCTTAACTGAATCTAGGGTcaaaatagtcttttaatgTGGATTATTTAATGGTGGCTAACGGCGTTAACGGAAAAGAGGTTGGTTGATATAAAAGTAGAACTTGAGGTTGTGCAGAGACATTTTGTCAGAAACTCGTCGGCTTGCACTTTCGGCTAGAGGATAATTTccctttgtttaatttaaagtaGATGTTTCCTAAACAATTTTAGGTGCTAACATGAGGTCCGACTGTATCTTTTAGAATTGATGGGACTGGTAATATTACTGAAAACACACGACTTGTAGTCATATAACTCTATTTGTTTCACAAGTTAATGTTTGATGTCACAACTCTAATGGTTTACTTCACATGTCTGACCTTTCATGTCACTAGTAACATGCTCTGATTAAAACCCTACTGGTACTCTGATTCATCGTGGTGTTTTTGGGTCTTCTTTGTGCATATATTTAAATGGAAGTTGCATAAATGCAGATATTTCTGTTGCTACTGGAGTTGCTGAGGGGACAATCAGAAATTCGTACAAGGATCTTTATCCTCATGTCTCAAAGATAATACCAAACTGGTATGCCAAGGAAGAGGATCTTAAAAACCTTTGCAGCCCGTAAAATGTAGAGCGCATGAATAACAACACCGTGAAACAAGCATCTTGAGTGGTTTGAACTGCCCTCACGTTGATGTATTCAGAATCTGTCAGCATCCTATTTACGAGGATTTTCGTACTTATTTTCTTGACTGTTTTGTCTTTGTGCAGTTGACTGCATTGCAAcctttaatttacaaatattgacaaaaagtcaaaaaaagtgaagagagagagacagagagaagggggagagagacagagaggaGCTAAtacaagtttatttttcaatttatgcttaatttatttacattgttttacctaataaagtttaaaataatgatCTTGTACAGTAACCTAGGAAAGTTGGATTGCTGTTTGTAGTTCATTACcctttttcagtttttaacTGTTATTGCTTCTACTTGTTGCGTCCTTtgtgaaatattttaatttgtgtgtgTTACTCTGATAATTAAGTTGTTAGGCATAATCCTAAAGAAGCAAGTTGGGCATAGTCTATTTGATCATTTGATCCCTTACTATTCCTGTTGTGTTAGGTTTCTGCCTTTCTGGcttcctctttctttctttctttttttccttttttttttcccaaacttaataatatttatataagacaaaatttgaggaaaatttaattctaataattaaGGAGATGACTTGAagcaaaaaaatagaaattaattaattaatcgtTCATGCTTTGGTGGTGGACCGTTGAGTGCTTTGTGCTTAGAATTTGAGCCCAGCATGAATCAATTCGGGCTCTCTTGTTTGGCCAGTCCAAAATTTATCAATGCGAGTCGTGCAGAGGAGTTTTTATGCGCTATGCCAGAGCGGTCCTATTTATACATCTCCGGTCctatcataaattcataatcgcAATAAAATTATGTCCACAAGTTTTGGTTTCAAGCAATTGAATGCTCCATAAATCTTTAGTAAATGCGTGAATTGAGGCAGCGTCTAAGTTCAGTTGATTGTAACTGTCAGTTGACTTAAAATCAGTTTCTTACAACTcctaaaattatttgagtggTAACGATTAAGAGATGCAAGGATAAACCCCACAGAGCTTGAACCTTCACGCATTGTATTATAGTCATCAGAATTATTACAAGAAACCAAATAAATGGAATTTTCATGTGGCTAGCCGGCTAGCAGCCGTCCCCCATTTatgctttttaatttgtttgatgCTGGTTAAATTTAGATGAATTATGCATCTTGCCAACTGCGGCAGGCGAGCAAAGATGCTTAATTCAACATCACACTTGCTGGTCCATTTCACATTAATCGAAATTTTAATGTTCTTGAAAACGATCGTTATGTGTTAATCTTAATTAAGTTGAGTATTTCAATGACTCTTGAAGCAAATTggaagggggggggggaataaagaaagaaagagatgggaaaaaaaattaaagatgcaTAGTAGCAAAAAGATTTGAAGTAATACAAACAAACATTACAAAGTAAGGATACAACATTTTCGTAAATGTATGGTATGTGAAATttctgaatttaattttaagagcGTAGCACTAGAAACATAAGCTCTCTGTGATGTCTGTGGCCTAGCataaaaaaacattattattctCGCTAATTCCATTGACTTCTATATCTTTACTCaaccaataattttatatcgCTTTAGTTCTGTAGGAGCAACTACCTAGAAAGCCTgcatttaatgatattttgttttgaatggATAATATGTCCCCTTCATTTACTTTCATTGGGTAAAGGATTTACCACCAAATTAGGGAATTGATCTGATTCTATCACTCTTCATTTTGTTTGAAGAacccttattttttattatgaaagttaaattttcttttagatattAAATATAGAAACCCATGAATTTAAGattccttaatttttatatattcagttcacaatttattattaaccaATATAAAATTGTGTTCTTAACATTAAGAAATAACCACTCGGCCTTTGGGCGAGTGGTTGAGTTGTTGCGCCCACAAAAGTATTGTGGgggttaaaataaaaaaataaaaaataaaatatttataaatttttctccCTTACGAAATGCGAGTGGAGTAGAGATATCCTTCGTCTGTGAGGGTTATTTGTCTGGACAtatactttataaaatttaatgtaataatgtgAGGGTTATTTATCTGGGCATatacttcatagaatttaatgtaataatgtaagtttCGGTTATGTATaacagttgtaaatatctATGTAATATAATAAGTTAATGTAtaatcagtattaaaaaaaattaagaaatatatttGATGTGCTCTAAATCTACATAAAGCTGATTTAGAATGGTTTGAACAAGGATGGCAAAATCTAGATTTAGAGTCGGATGTAAGTGCATCCTAATCCAAATCCGCATTGAAACTTTGAGATTCAGATCATCTGgattcccaaaaaaaaaaaaaaaaaagtggattCAGATGCAGTAATACCCATGCGAATTGCGGGCAGATTTTTCAGATATTTAGATCCACataatactaaatttaaatataatttaaaattcaacaaatttacctaataattaataaaatctaactATAATTCAACAATCAACAAGACAATACTTAGAATAACATACATCAACACtataaatccacaaataaaaatgccatagcataaatcaaacataaaaaataacataaattcaaGTTTAAAACCACTacaaatccacaaataaaaacaccataaattcacataaatttttttaaaaccacCACAAATCCACATAGGTctgtttcttaatttttaatatccgAATCCATATTTTCTAATGTACAGGTCCACATTTTTTCaaatcctaatttttttcaaacttttacgGATCCGAAACCGACCCAAATCAACCGCTGT from Citrus sinensis cultivar Valencia sweet orange chromosome 9, DVS_A1.0, whole genome shotgun sequence carries:
- the LOC102629446 gene encoding transcription initiation factor IIB-2 is translated as MTDAFCSDCKKHTEVVFDHSAGDTVCSECGLVLESHSIDETSEWRTFANESGDNDPVRVGGPTNPLLADGGLSTVIAKPNGASGEFLSSSLGRWQNRGSNPDRGLILAFKTIATMSDRLGLVATIKDRANEIYKKVEDQKSSRGRNQDALLAACLYIACRQEDKPRTVKEICSVANGATKKEIGRAKEYIVKQLGLETGQSVEMGTIHAGDFMRRFCSNLGMNNQAVKAAQEAVQKSEEFDIRRSPISIAAAVIYIITQLSDDKKPLKDISVATGVAEGTIRNSYKDLYPHVSKIIPNWYAKEEDLKNLCSP